One genomic segment of Rhizobium viscosum includes these proteins:
- a CDS encoding M12 family metallopeptidase — MLLRMLKRLCLVMLVASLLAPAVSASVLLKRGTKLTNIITPEILATAKNGEVVVGDMIFGADPSFLAAFPGNLWSNGVIVYSFDTALSGEKRANFVAACSAWTIGTPLTCKERASERDYIFVREHTGDQCSGPFVSCSWVGRQGGAQSLWVYQTHWSQAYVLQHEIGHAIGLIHEHQRPDRDAFVFIVEGNVRSGQMPQFNIWPDVAISTQYDYASIMHYFNCSFARDEINCSLRRPDLQTIVPKACALDEVGGAAITQLDYDGVRKAYASNLQAVLVKEQLSACGIVNYEPSVFQAICAPYCEVMGGTQYKKVEEPYENWCGYMSALPPNYERNKCVRIKKTYMTSWWDHDDFSCGRLGAETLHELWVKCGCPMVSVAAACTNVNKFSAGSYEDRDNIPDWKSGRVVYFNDIMKELEQDDLLADDVTENLGNFYQLNYLDRNFETKLMRVRAGIYSLARWERSLNPDYQLTGETVEEITKYRKMRWH, encoded by the coding sequence ATGCTTCTAAGGATGCTGAAAAGATTGTGTTTGGTGATGCTGGTGGCGTCGCTGCTTGCACCGGCGGTCAGCGCTTCGGTTCTGTTAAAGCGTGGAACAAAACTCACAAACATTATTACTCCAGAGATATTGGCAACCGCGAAGAATGGGGAGGTCGTCGTCGGCGACATGATCTTCGGAGCGGATCCGTCGTTTTTAGCGGCGTTTCCTGGCAATCTTTGGTCGAACGGAGTCATTGTCTATAGCTTCGATACTGCATTGTCGGGAGAAAAGCGGGCCAATTTTGTCGCGGCGTGCAGCGCGTGGACGATCGGAACGCCTTTGACGTGCAAGGAACGTGCGTCCGAGCGGGACTACATATTCGTGAGAGAACACACGGGCGACCAATGCTCAGGTCCATTTGTAAGCTGTTCGTGGGTCGGACGCCAAGGAGGGGCGCAAAGCCTCTGGGTTTATCAGACGCACTGGTCGCAAGCTTATGTTTTGCAACACGAGATTGGGCATGCAATCGGCTTGATTCATGAACATCAGAGGCCGGATCGCGACGCCTTCGTCTTCATCGTAGAAGGGAACGTCAGAAGCGGCCAGATGCCACAATTCAATATCTGGCCGGACGTCGCGATCAGCACCCAATACGACTACGCCTCTATCATGCACTACTTTAATTGTAGCTTTGCGAGGGATGAAATTAACTGCTCGCTGCGGAGGCCGGATCTCCAGACGATCGTGCCGAAGGCATGTGCACTCGATGAGGTCGGCGGCGCAGCGATAACGCAACTCGACTATGACGGCGTCCGGAAAGCCTATGCTTCAAACCTCCAAGCGGTTCTAGTGAAGGAGCAGTTGAGCGCCTGCGGCATCGTTAATTACGAGCCGTCGGTTTTTCAGGCGATTTGCGCTCCCTATTGCGAAGTCATGGGGGGTACGCAGTACAAGAAGGTCGAGGAGCCCTACGAGAACTGGTGTGGATATATGTCGGCCTTGCCGCCAAACTACGAAAGGAACAAATGCGTTCGCATCAAGAAAACCTATATGACGTCCTGGTGGGATCACGATGACTTCTCCTGCGGCCGGCTCGGCGCAGAGACCCTACACGAGCTCTGGGTCAAATGCGGATGTCCAATGGTATCGGTCGCCGCCGCCTGCACGAATGTAAATAAATTTTCGGCAGGCTCTTATGAAGATCGCGACAATATCCCGGATTGGAAATCCGGCCGGGTGGTTTATTTCAACGACATCATGAAGGAGTTGGAGCAGGATGATCTCTTGGCAGACGATGTCACGGAGAATCTCGGTAATTTCTATCAGCTTAACTATCTCGATCGAAACTTCGAAACGAAGTTGATGCGGGTCCGCGCCGGAATCTATTCGCTCGCCCGGTGGGAACGCTCGTTAAACCCTGATTATCAACTCACCGGCGAGACGGTCGAGGAGATTACGAAGTATCGAAAGATGCGCTGGCATTGA
- a CDS encoding helix-turn-helix domain-containing protein has translation MPWKECNVMEERLKFIARLLDGEKMAVLCREFDISRKTGYKILTRYNDSGLEGLTDRSRRPYRHANQLPFQIEKLIVRLKQDKPTWGAPKIRERLARLYPDVHRPAISTVHAVLDRHDMVERRKRRRNKATGTALSHSCRPNELWCADYKGEFMLADRRYCYPLTITDFASRYLIACEALSTTKEAYAFTVFESVFKEFGLPNAIRTDNGVPFASPNALFNLSKLSVWWLRLGIDIERIKPGCPQQNGRHERMHLTLKLETTKPAAANFLQQQAKFDDFIDCFNNERPHQALDMHCPAECYAASPRSYTGLPDLDYPFHDKAVTVTTCGRICFDRKKINLSLVFAGQTVGIKQVEDHIWLASFMDYDLGYFDDETCRLEPLQNPFGPKVLPMSPV, from the coding sequence GTGCCTTGGAAGGAGTGTAACGTCATGGAAGAGCGGCTGAAGTTCATCGCCCGGCTGCTGGACGGCGAGAAGATGGCCGTGCTTTGCCGGGAGTTCGATATCTCGCGCAAGACGGGTTACAAGATCCTCACACGCTACAACGACAGCGGCCTGGAAGGGCTGACGGATCGATCGCGCCGGCCTTACCGCCATGCCAATCAGCTTCCGTTTCAAATCGAGAAGCTGATTGTGCGCCTGAAGCAGGACAAGCCGACTTGGGGTGCGCCGAAGATACGCGAACGGTTGGCCCGGCTGTACCCGGATGTGCACAGGCCGGCGATCTCGACGGTGCATGCGGTTCTCGACCGGCACGACATGGTCGAGCGCCGCAAGCGGCGACGCAACAAGGCGACGGGGACAGCGCTTTCCCACTCCTGTCGGCCCAACGAGCTGTGGTGTGCCGACTACAAGGGCGAGTTCATGCTCGCCGACCGGCGCTATTGCTATCCGCTGACGATCACCGACTTTGCCAGTCGCTATCTGATCGCCTGCGAAGCGCTCTCGACCACCAAGGAAGCCTATGCCTTCACCGTATTCGAAAGCGTATTCAAAGAGTTTGGCCTGCCCAACGCCATTCGCACCGACAACGGGGTTCCTTTCGCAAGCCCCAACGCGCTGTTCAACCTCAGCAAGCTGTCGGTCTGGTGGCTGCGCCTGGGCATCGACATCGAGCGCATCAAACCGGGCTGCCCGCAGCAGAACGGGCGCCATGAGCGCATGCACCTCACTCTGAAGCTGGAGACCACCAAGCCAGCCGCCGCCAACTTCCTTCAGCAGCAGGCAAAGTTCGACGACTTCATCGACTGCTTCAACAATGAGCGGCCGCACCAGGCGCTCGACATGCATTGCCCGGCCGAGTGCTACGCGGCGTCACCGCGCAGCTATACTGGCCTGCCTGACCTCGATTATCCGTTTCACGACAAGGCCGTCACCGTCACCACATGCGGACGCATCTGTTTCGACCGCAAGAAGATCAATCTCAGCCTCGTCTTTGCCGGTCAGACCGTCGGCATCAAACAGGTCGAGGACCATATCTGGCTGGCTAGCTTCATGGACTATGATTTGGGATACTTCGATGATGAGACATGCAGGCTCGAACCACTCCAAAACCCCTTCGGGCCAAAAGTGTTACCCATGTCTCCGGTATAA
- a CDS encoding TetR/AcrR family transcriptional regulator, with amino-acid sequence MSQESNATPKKRGRPPSAAAQRRALEAAHEILMAEGFGRMTIEAVAARSGVGKPTIYRSWANAQELAMAALLVNRLPEAEVGGGTAQTALGAQMSGLVTAFASTRGRQITMALAAADPESEFTKAFRNQVILSSRNAGRVILEEALARGEIVPPLDMEALLDMIYGPVFFRLLVGHRPVSPEFGDAIVRTALRAVAPSGA; translated from the coding sequence ATGAGTCAAGAGAGTAACGCAACACCGAAGAAACGAGGGCGGCCGCCAAGCGCTGCCGCGCAGAGGCGTGCCTTGGAGGCCGCCCATGAAATCCTGATGGCCGAAGGTTTTGGCCGCATGACGATCGAAGCTGTGGCGGCGCGGTCCGGTGTCGGCAAGCCGACGATCTACCGCTCCTGGGCCAACGCCCAGGAGCTGGCGATGGCCGCCCTTCTGGTCAACCGGCTACCGGAAGCGGAGGTCGGAGGCGGCACGGCGCAGACGGCTCTCGGCGCGCAGATGAGCGGACTGGTGACTGCCTTTGCGAGCACGCGCGGGCGGCAGATCACCATGGCACTCGCGGCCGCCGACCCGGAAAGCGAATTCACCAAGGCCTTCCGCAATCAGGTGATCCTGTCGAGCCGCAACGCGGGTCGTGTCATCCTGGAGGAGGCTCTGGCTCGGGGAGAGATCGTTCCGCCGCTTGATATGGAGGCGCTGCTCGACATGATCTACGGACCGGTCTTCTTCCGGCTACTGGTCGGCCATCGCCCGGTCTCGCCGGAATTCGGCGATGCGATCGTCAGGACCGCGTTGCGGGCCGTTGCACCGTCGGGGGCGTGA
- a CDS encoding VOC family protein, with the protein MPSFARKVSTYFIVKDAARAIDFYKEAFGATEVFRMTDPSDGRIGHAELRFGETLMMLADEYPDFGALSPDTVGGSPVTFHMDTVSTDAALAQALSAGATMLRPATDQSFGERVAQVLDPFGHRWMLSQTIEQVTPEEMQRRWNDDMSA; encoded by the coding sequence ATGCCGAGTTTTGCCCGAAAAGTGAGCACCTACTTCATCGTCAAGGATGCGGCACGGGCCATCGACTTCTACAAGGAGGCTTTCGGCGCCACGGAAGTCTTCCGCATGACCGATCCTTCGGACGGGCGGATCGGCCATGCCGAGCTGCGTTTCGGAGAGACGCTGATGATGTTGGCAGACGAGTATCCGGACTTCGGCGCCCTGTCTCCCGATACCGTCGGAGGCTCTCCGGTGACCTTCCACATGGACACGGTGTCGACCGACGCAGCACTGGCGCAGGCGCTGTCGGCCGGGGCGACGATGTTGCGCCCGGCGACCGACCAGAGTTTTGGCGAGCGGGTGGCGCAGGTGCTTGATCCCTTCGGTCATCGCTGGATGCTGTCGCAAACCATCGAGCAGGTCACGCCTGAGGAGATGCAGCGCCGCTGGAACGACGACATGTCGGCGTGA
- a CDS encoding ATP-binding cassette domain-containing protein: MAEQRTPLVELKNISISFGGIHAVDNASVDLYPGEVVALLGHNGAGKSTLIKILSGAYKRDAGEILINGEPADIRNPRDAKKFGIETIYQTLAVADNVDAAANLYLGRELKTRWGTLDDVAMEASAREVMGRLNPNFKRFKEPVKALSGGQRQSVAIARAILFNARILIMDEPTAALGPQETAQVGELIKQLKKEGIGIFLISHDIHDVFDLADRVSVMKNGQVVGHARTEDVTKDEVLGMIILGKVPPKAIPGPGAMQV, translated from the coding sequence ATGGCTGAACAACGCACTCCCCTTGTCGAACTGAAGAACATCTCGATCTCCTTCGGCGGTATCCACGCAGTCGACAATGCCTCGGTCGATCTCTATCCCGGCGAAGTCGTGGCCCTTCTCGGCCATAACGGCGCCGGCAAGTCGACGCTGATCAAGATCCTCTCCGGCGCCTACAAGCGTGACGCGGGCGAGATCCTGATCAATGGCGAACCGGCCGACATCCGCAATCCGCGCGATGCCAAGAAGTTCGGCATCGAGACGATCTACCAGACGCTCGCCGTCGCCGATAATGTCGACGCCGCCGCCAACCTCTATCTCGGCCGCGAGCTGAAGACCCGCTGGGGCACGCTCGACGACGTCGCGATGGAGGCCTCCGCCCGCGAGGTGATGGGCCGCCTGAACCCCAACTTCAAGCGCTTCAAGGAGCCGGTGAAAGCCCTCTCCGGCGGCCAGCGCCAGTCGGTCGCCATTGCCCGCGCCATCCTGTTCAACGCCCGCATCCTGATTATGGACGAGCCGACGGCAGCCCTCGGTCCGCAGGAAACGGCGCAGGTCGGCGAGCTCATCAAGCAGCTGAAGAAGGAAGGCATCGGCATCTTCCTGATCAGCCACGACATCCACGACGTCTTCGACCTCGCGGATCGTGTCTCGGTGATGAAAAACGGCCAGGTCGTCGGCCACGCCCGCACCGAAGATGTCACCAAGGACGAAGTCCTCGGCATGATCATCCTCGGCAAGGTGCCCCCCAAAGCCATCCCCGGCCCCGGCGCCATGCAGGTTTGA
- a CDS encoding sugar ABC transporter permease, which yields MADITQSTSSGPRTAVEGPFTRFLRATEIDTRLLGMIAALLVIWIGFHFYTGGLFLTPRNLWNLSVQTTEIAVLATGMVLVIVTRNIDLSIGSILGFVAMIMGVVQAKFLPQYLGFDNSFTWVITLIAGLLVGSAIGLLQGVIIAFLGVPSFIVTLGGFLAWRGLAWYVTSGQTVAPLDTTFRIMGGGAEGAIGATWSWIIGAVACALIVVSIIGARHQRRRFNFPRRPLWAEYVLGVLGCVMVLGAIWVSTIYYWPPAIAKRYAEANNITMPEGGLMIPYGIAVPVLIAILVGIVMTFIATRLRFGRYVFAIGGNPEAAELAGIKTRWVTVRIFALMGFLAAVAAAISTARLNAAANSQGTTYELYTIAAAVIGGTSLAGGTGTIAGAMLGALVMQSLQSGMGLANVDTPIQNVVVGAVLVIAVWLDTVYRSRAK from the coding sequence ATGGCAGATATCACCCAATCGACCTCATCCGGCCCACGCACGGCAGTTGAAGGCCCCTTCACGCGCTTCCTCAGGGCAACGGAAATAGACACCCGCCTTCTCGGCATGATCGCCGCGCTGCTGGTCATCTGGATCGGCTTCCATTTCTATACCGGCGGCCTGTTCCTCACACCCCGAAACCTCTGGAACCTCTCGGTCCAGACGACCGAAATCGCGGTTCTGGCAACCGGCATGGTGCTGGTCATCGTCACCAGAAACATCGACCTGTCGATCGGCTCGATCCTCGGCTTCGTCGCCATGATCATGGGCGTGGTCCAGGCGAAGTTCCTGCCGCAATATCTCGGCTTCGACAATTCCTTCACCTGGGTGATCACGCTCATCGCCGGCCTCCTCGTCGGCTCGGCCATCGGCCTGCTCCAGGGCGTCATCATCGCCTTTCTCGGCGTACCATCCTTCATCGTCACGCTCGGCGGCTTCCTCGCCTGGCGCGGCCTTGCCTGGTACGTCACGAGCGGCCAGACGGTCGCCCCCCTCGACACCACCTTCCGCATCATGGGCGGCGGTGCCGAAGGCGCGATCGGCGCCACCTGGAGCTGGATCATCGGTGCAGTCGCCTGCGCGCTGATCGTCGTCTCGATCATCGGCGCACGCCACCAGCGCCGGCGCTTCAACTTCCCGCGCCGCCCGCTCTGGGCCGAATATGTCCTCGGCGTCCTCGGCTGTGTCATGGTGCTCGGCGCGATCTGGGTGTCGACGATCTATTACTGGCCGCCGGCAATCGCCAAGCGCTATGCCGAGGCCAATAACATCACCATGCCGGAAGGCGGCCTGATGATCCCCTACGGCATCGCCGTGCCGGTGCTGATCGCCATCCTCGTCGGCATCGTCATGACCTTCATCGCCACGCGCCTGCGCTTCGGCCGCTATGTCTTCGCGATCGGCGGCAACCCGGAAGCAGCCGAACTCGCCGGCATCAAGACCCGCTGGGTCACGGTGCGCATCTTCGCGCTGATGGGCTTCCTTGCAGCGGTGGCCGCCGCGATCTCCACGGCGCGCCTCAACGCCGCCGCCAACTCGCAGGGCACGACCTACGAGCTTTATACGATCGCAGCAGCCGTCATCGGCGGCACGTCTCTGGCAGGCGGCACCGGCACCATTGCCGGCGCCATGCTCGGCGCGCTCGTCATGCAGTCGCTTCAGTCGGGCATGGGCCTCGCCAATGTCGATACGCCCATCCAGAACGTCGTCGTCGGCGCGGTGCTCGTCATTGCCGTCTGGCTCGACACTGTCTATCGCTCCCGTGCGAAGTAA
- the xylF gene encoding D-xylose ABC transporter substrate-binding protein → MKSIYKLMAGAAILVSLQSAAMAADLVVGVSWSNFQEERWKTDEAAIKKALEAKGAKYISADAQSSAAKQLTDVESLISQGANALIILAQDSDAIGPAVEKAASEGIPVVGYDRLIENPSAFYITFDNKEVGRLQAQGVFKAKPEGNYVFIKGSSSDPNADFLFSGQMEVLKAAIDAGKIKNVGEAYTDGWLPQNAQRNMEQFLTANNNKVDAVVASNDGTAGGAVAALDAQGMAGSVPVSGQDADKAALNRIALGTQTVSVWKDSRELGKRAAEVALDLAGGTALDKVAGVQTFEGGPKKVKMQSIFLTPLAITKDNLNVVIDAGWISKAEACQGVKAGSVKACD, encoded by the coding sequence ATGAAGTCTATTTACAAGCTGATGGCGGGTGCTGCCATCCTCGTTTCGCTGCAGTCGGCTGCCATGGCTGCAGACCTCGTCGTTGGCGTTTCCTGGTCGAATTTCCAGGAAGAACGCTGGAAGACCGACGAAGCCGCCATCAAGAAGGCTCTGGAAGCCAAGGGCGCAAAGTACATTTCCGCTGACGCTCAGTCGTCGGCTGCAAAGCAGCTCACCGACGTCGAGTCGCTGATCTCGCAGGGCGCAAACGCACTCATCATTCTCGCTCAGGACTCCGACGCAATCGGCCCGGCTGTTGAAAAGGCCGCCAGCGAAGGTATCCCGGTCGTCGGTTACGACCGCCTGATCGAAAACCCGTCTGCCTTCTACATCACCTTCGACAACAAGGAAGTCGGCCGCCTGCAGGCTCAGGGCGTCTTCAAGGCAAAGCCGGAAGGTAACTACGTCTTCATCAAGGGCTCGTCTTCCGATCCGAACGCCGACTTCCTCTTCTCGGGCCAGATGGAAGTCCTGAAGGCCGCAATCGATGCCGGCAAGATCAAGAATGTCGGCGAAGCCTATACCGACGGCTGGCTGCCGCAGAACGCTCAGCGCAACATGGAGCAGTTCCTGACCGCCAACAACAACAAGGTTGACGCTGTCGTTGCTTCGAACGACGGCACGGCCGGTGGCGCCGTCGCCGCTCTTGATGCACAGGGCATGGCCGGCTCCGTTCCGGTTTCCGGCCAGGACGCCGACAAGGCTGCTCTCAACCGCATCGCTCTCGGCACGCAGACGGTTTCCGTCTGGAAGGACAGCCGTGAACTCGGCAAGCGCGCTGCCGAAGTCGCTCTCGATCTCGCCGGCGGCACCGCGCTCGACAAGGTTGCAGGCGTACAGACCTTCGAAGGCGGCCCGAAGAAGGTGAAGATGCAGTCGATCTTCCTGACCCCGCTCGCCATCACCAAGGACAACCTGAACGTCGTCATCGACGCAGGCTGGATCTCCAAGGCTGAAGCCTGCCAGGGCGTCAAGGCCGGCTCCGTCAAGGCTTGCGACTAA
- a CDS encoding ROK family transcriptional regulator, with translation MLTKSSTELVRQRNSVLVLATLRRHGPLAHTEISDFTRLSSATVSAITADLEKAQVIEKSEQQAASGRGRPRVLLRQRRDCGYLIVVIISSDAVQYSLVDYSGKLIDRFSEERSHDPDGAARFVNGVRAGLERILSRSRIEREKVLLISISSKGLVNSSEPVLVWSPIFGSDQIDFELALKPDWKAKVILDNETLLVAAALGAREENVKGGDFRSLAALSLGHSIGLGIVRRTSHGGHDVSAPNFGHMLHMANGGLCRCGTRGCIEAHAGFYAILRTAFEVPLDTIPAKFVPVAELDKIAARARQGHRISGFAFRQAGLALGNGLSRMLSLTERMPIAITGPGTRYYDLLRQGIEEGLGQSHVVRMEGMPELRVVADEQILVFEGHLNRALAVIDEDIVAAGVQGGD, from the coding sequence ATGCTGACCAAGTCGAGCACGGAGCTCGTACGGCAGAGAAACAGCGTGCTCGTGCTCGCCACTCTCCGCCGCCATGGGCCACTTGCTCACACTGAAATATCCGATTTCACGCGGCTTTCCTCCGCGACCGTTTCTGCGATCACGGCCGATCTCGAAAAGGCGCAGGTGATCGAAAAATCCGAGCAGCAGGCGGCGAGCGGGCGAGGGCGCCCGCGCGTGCTTTTGCGCCAGCGGCGCGACTGCGGCTATCTCATCGTCGTCATCATATCCTCGGATGCCGTGCAATATTCGCTCGTCGATTACTCGGGCAAGCTGATCGACCGCTTCAGCGAGGAAAGGTCGCATGATCCGGATGGGGCAGCCCGATTCGTGAACGGGGTGCGGGCAGGGCTTGAGCGTATCCTGTCGCGCTCGCGGATCGAGCGGGAGAAGGTGCTGCTCATTTCGATCAGCAGCAAGGGGTTGGTCAATTCCTCCGAACCGGTCCTCGTCTGGTCGCCGATCTTCGGCAGCGACCAGATCGATTTCGAACTGGCGCTCAAGCCGGACTGGAAGGCGAAGGTCATTCTCGACAACGAGACGCTGCTGGTCGCTGCCGCTCTCGGCGCGCGCGAGGAGAATGTGAAGGGCGGCGATTTCCGCTCGCTGGCGGCCCTTTCGCTCGGCCACAGCATCGGGCTTGGAATCGTGCGGCGGACGAGCCATGGCGGGCATGACGTCTCCGCGCCCAATTTCGGCCATATGCTGCACATGGCCAATGGCGGGCTTTGCCGCTGCGGCACGCGCGGCTGCATCGAGGCCCATGCCGGCTTCTATGCCATCCTGCGCACCGCCTTCGAAGTGCCGCTCGATACGATCCCGGCAAAATTCGTGCCGGTGGCCGAGCTCGACAAGATCGCGGCAAGGGCGCGGCAGGGCCACCGCATCTCGGGTTTTGCCTTCCGGCAGGCGGGGCTCGCACTCGGCAACGGCCTGTCGCGCATGCTGAGCCTGACGGAGCGCATGCCGATCGCGATCACCGGGCCGGGGACGCGCTACTATGATCTGCTGCGGCAGGGGATCGAGGAGGGGCTCGGCCAATCCCATGTCGTGCGCATGGAGGGCATGCCGGAACTCAGGGTCGTCGCGGACGAGCAGATTCTCGTCTTCGAAGGACATCTGAATCGGGCGCTGGCCGTCATCGATGAGGATATCGTCGCGGCGGGTGTGCAGGGCGGGGATTAA
- the iolG gene encoding inositol 2-dehydrogenase yields MTVRFGLLGAGRIGKVHAKAVSGDANAKLVAVADAFPQAAEAIASAYGCDVRTIEAIEAAKDIDAVVICTPTDTHADLIERFARAGKAIFCEKPVDLDVARVKACIKVVEETGAKLMVGFNRRFDPHFMAVRKVIDDGKIGDVEMVTITSRDPGAPPVDYIKRSGGIFRDMTIHDFDMARFLLGEEPVSVVATAAVLVDKAIGEAGDYDSVSVILQTASGKQAIISNSRRATYGYDQRIEAHGSKGVVSAENQRPVSIEVANGEGYTRPPLHDFFMTRYTEAYANEIASFISAIEKGSKISPSGADGLAALALADAAVQSVKEGKLIKIG; encoded by the coding sequence ATGACAGTGAGATTTGGTCTTCTCGGCGCCGGCCGCATCGGCAAGGTCCATGCAAAGGCCGTCAGCGGCGATGCCAATGCAAAGCTCGTAGCCGTCGCCGACGCCTTCCCGCAGGCAGCCGAAGCGATCGCGTCCGCCTATGGCTGCGACGTGCGCACCATTGAAGCAATTGAAGCCGCCAAGGATATCGACGCCGTCGTCATCTGCACGCCGACGGATACGCATGCCGACCTGATCGAGCGTTTCGCCCGCGCCGGCAAGGCGATCTTCTGCGAAAAGCCTGTTGACTTGGATGTTGCGCGCGTAAAAGCCTGCATCAAGGTCGTGGAAGAAACCGGCGCCAAGCTGATGGTCGGCTTCAACCGCCGCTTCGACCCGCATTTCATGGCTGTCCGCAAGGTCATCGACGACGGCAAGATCGGCGATGTCGAGATGGTGACGATCACCTCGCGCGATCCCGGCGCCCCGCCGGTCGATTACATCAAGCGTTCGGGCGGCATCTTCCGCGACATGACGATCCACGATTTCGACATGGCCCGCTTCCTGCTCGGCGAAGAGCCGGTCTCGGTCGTCGCAACAGCTGCCGTGCTCGTCGACAAGGCGATCGGCGAAGCCGGAGATTACGACAGCGTTTCCGTCATCCTGCAGACCGCCTCCGGCAAGCAGGCCATCATCTCCAACTCGCGCCGCGCCACCTATGGCTACGACCAGCGCATCGAGGCCCACGGCTCCAAGGGTGTCGTCTCGGCCGAGAACCAGCGCCCGGTCTCGATCGAGGTCGCCAACGGCGAAGGCTATACCCGCCCGCCGCTGCACGACTTCTTCATGACCCGCTACACCGAAGCCTATGCCAACGAAATCGCCAGCTTCATCTCCGCGATCGAAAAGGGCTCGAAGATTTCGCCCTCCGGCGCTGACGGCCTGGCCGCTCTCGCGCTCGCGGATGCTGCCGTCCAGTCCGTCAAGGAAGGCAAGCTCATCAAGATCGGCTGA
- a CDS encoding Hint domain-containing protein, translating into MSSTQDPKLPRNTARRHFLGVAAAAGARLAGAAALVTAISTSPANALGRRWGRGGSGGHGGSGGHGGSGGHGGSGGHGGSGGGPQCFLRGTAILTDCGEKPVEDLRIGDRIALSDGSTRPIRWVGRQAFKKSGTRWHEGVVPVRVSRHALDSRTPHSDLYLSPDHALLLNGVLIRVKHLVNGTTIAPVTPADDVPVEYYAVLLDTHEVILAEGAAAESFHLLENNHEAFSNFAEYKRLYGEKPTAMTSYAPVLGEEGGWKHLKALLLLGASPLVPMRDPFGDACERIDAQARELSL; encoded by the coding sequence ATGTCATCCACACAAGATCCTAAGCTGCCACGCAATACCGCACGCAGACATTTTCTAGGTGTTGCCGCTGCCGCCGGTGCCCGGCTTGCCGGGGCGGCGGCATTGGTGACGGCAATTTCCACCTCTCCCGCCAATGCGCTGGGGCGCCGTTGGGGGCGCGGCGGCTCGGGTGGACATGGAGGCTCCGGTGGACACGGCGGCTCCGGTGGGCACGGAGGCTCCGGTGGGCACGGAGGCTCTGGCGGCGGCCCGCAGTGCTTCCTGCGCGGGACGGCGATCCTCACGGATTGCGGTGAAAAGCCCGTCGAGGATCTGCGCATCGGCGATCGCATTGCCCTTTCGGACGGGAGCACCCGCCCGATCAGATGGGTCGGCCGCCAGGCCTTCAAGAAGAGCGGCACGCGCTGGCATGAAGGCGTCGTGCCGGTCCGGGTTTCCCGCCATGCGCTGGATAGCCGCACGCCGCATTCCGATCTCTACCTGTCGCCGGACCACGCGCTGCTTCTGAACGGCGTTCTGATCCGCGTGAAGCATCTCGTGAATGGTACGACCATTGCACCGGTCACGCCGGCCGACGACGTGCCGGTCGAATATTACGCCGTCCTGCTCGACACGCATGAAGTCATCCTCGCCGAAGGTGCCGCGGCCGAGAGCTTCCATCTCCTGGAGAACAACCACGAAGCCTTCTCCAATTTTGCGGAGTACAAGCGCCTCTATGGCGAGAAACCCACCGCGATGACGTCCTATGCGCCGGTACTGGGCGAGGAAGGCGGATGGAAGCACTTGAAGGCGCTTCTCCTGCTTGGCGCTTCGCCACTGGTGCCGATGCGCGATCCGTTCGGGGATGCCTGTGAAAGGATCGACGCCCAAGCCAGAGAGTTGTCGCTCTGA